The genomic region gcattgagtaatgctttcctatgggcaggtttgaatgcatgcacattcagctccACTCAcgagctgacgtcagcaggggaggagaccTCACAGCGCTGGATTGaggcaagtggctgaaggggtattAACACATTCAGGGAGCAGGGCACtcagagcctatagtgccaggtaaacaggtttgttttcctggcactgtaggatgCCTTTAATTTATTGTAGAAACAATCGCAATTTACATATGCAGTAATACTTGGCTTTTCTACCCACAGATCAGATTCCTGTCTCTGTATCAATTTCCCAACTCCAGGATCTGAACGAGGCAGACCAGCGTTTCATTCAGAACAGAGCTGTGTCCTTCTCAGTAGCGGTCCATGATCCCAGCCACTACCTCCAGGCTGCAGACATATCTTTCTCTTGGGACTTTGGTGATCAGAGTGGTACACTCATCACAAGGAATACAGATGTCACTCATACATATATCTCTTCTGGCGTGTTCAGACCAAAATTAACCATGCAAGCTGCTATCCCTATATCTCCATGTGGCAGTACTGCTGCCTCCATAACAGAGGGGACAGATACCACCAATGTGCCTCCTGAGCCTACAACTGAAGCAGAGGCTTCTACTACAGGTGTTCCAGGTATAGCTCTAAAACTGCATTTCCATCCTATAACCTTTAACAAGAAAATCATTGTTGCGGATATATCCAAAATTATGCCTGGAATGGCACATTTTAGACTAATGTAACAAGCTACTGTCAAACCAATCTCTAGAAGAATGACTGTCTAACTTGTAGCTCAACATATTACCCTTGTCTTGGATGCATGCGGCTTGCTCTGCGTGGCTTAAGATCTGTTTgggtttttgtttaatttttatatgAATGGGGTTCTAACTGGCTTGGCTGATTAGATGACTGTTCTAGCCAAATCAGTGGGGCACTAAACAATTCCTGAGACTCAGTTGAGACTGGATGCTTCTGGGGAAAGTAACGTGCAGCACTGGAGAGCAACCTTTGGCTGGTTTAACCCATTCTCAAAGGACCACCGGGCACCATCATTTTAATAGTTGTTTATAGAGCACAGATTGTTCCTTTAATCCGTGGAATGCTTAACTCTTTATAGGAAACCAGGCGTGCCAAGCAGGTACTTTGCGTCTATCCTTAAAGAGCATTATTTACAGGATTTCTCCTACCAAAAATGTTTAATGGAACACTGAGTTGGCATAATCAACATTGTCTTGGTCTTGCACCCCTATTCCATCCCTTAAAGTAACACAACAAACTGTCCTGTGGCAATGTTCtcccagcagcataataaaagtCCTGATTTGACAGTCatccaatatgcacagaactgaatAGGCCAGCATGGAATgcttgttctgggctggctaataacACTGCCAAAGGTGGAGTTGGTTCTGGCAGCAAATGGCCATCACAGTATATGCAGTCATGTTGCCTAGTAAAGCTGTATATGTATTCATAGTACCCTGCACATTTCAAATGAGGAAATAACACTTCACATATACACTAAAAGGCAAAAGTTCTCAAACAGTGTATAAACATCACCCCATATAATCCAGTCTGGTAGATTTAAATGGGGAGCACAATACAGTCCTCTGTTGGGTATACCCCTTGAATGCACTAATATTGTTTCTTAAATTTCAGTTTTGCCCACTGAAACCGAATCTCCAAGTAATACCACTTTGCCTGTTGAAGCAGAGCTGATAACTGCAGAATCCGAGTTAAACATGGAGGTTGTTACTGTGCCAGAGGTTGTCCCTGCTGAGGGGGAGGCTGCTACCGATGCTGAGGTTGTCCCTGCCGAGGGGGAGGCTGCTACCGATGCTGAGGTTGTCCCTGCCGAGGGGGAGGCTGCTACCGATGCTGAGGTTGTCCCTGCCGAGGGGGAGGCTGCTACCGATGCTGAGGTTGTCCCTGCCGAGGGGGAGGCTGCTACCGATGCTGAGGTTGTCCCTGCCGAGGGGGAGGCTGCTACCGATGCTGAGGTTGTCCCTGCCGAGGGGGAGGCTGCTACCGATGCTGAGGTTGTCCCTGCCGAGGGGGAGGCTGCTACCGATGCTGAGGTTGTCCCTGCCGAGGGGGAGGCTGCTACCGATGCTGAGGTTGTCCCTGCCGAGGGGGAGGCTGCTACCGATGCTGAGGTTGTCCCTGCCGAGGGGGAGGCTGCTACCGATGCTGAGGTTGTCCCTGCCGAGGGGGAGGCTGCTACCGATGCTGAGGTTGTCCCTGCCGAGGGGGAGGCTGCTACCGATGCTGAGGTTGTCCCTGCCGAGGGGGAGGCTGCTACCGATGCTGAGGTTGTCCCTGCCGAGGGGGAGGCTGCTACCGATGCTGAGGTTGTCCCTGCCGAGGGGGAGGCTGTTACCGTTCCTGAAGCTGTCCCTGCCGAGGGGGAGGCTGTTACCGTTCCTGAAGCTGTCCCTGCCGAGGGGGAGGCTGTTACCGTTCCTGAAGCTGTCCCTGCCGAGGGGGAGGCTGTTACCGTTCCTGAAGCTGTCCCTGCCGAGGGGGAGGCTGTTACCGTTCCTGAAGCTGCCCCTGCCGAGGGGGAGGCTGTTACCGTTCCTGAAGCTGTCCCTGCCGCATCAGGTTTGTATGCTAAAGACACCTCCTGTATATTGGTGAAGGGGTATATGCTGTTAAGCTAGAGAAGTTTGAGAAGCTTAACCTATTCTCTTCAAAACCAATAAAACTAAGCTAACATTCTCTTGTCTAGTTGAGGTCGCATCAGCAGCTCAGACTGTGGCTGCCACTGGACAGGAAGATGTGTTACTACTTGCAAAGAGACAGGCTCCCGAGGATCCTCTTGTAGGCTGCCTCCTATATCGTTATGGAACATTTGCAACTGAACTGGATGTTGTTCGTAAGTCTATACAGATTTGTCGTGTTTAAAACACTTGCATTGATTTACAAATGTGACCTTGCTACAAACCTCTTAATTTCCTTTAATCTAGAGGGAATTGAGAGTGTCGAGATTGTGCAAGTAGACTCCATAGCGGCTGTCGGTGTGGAGAATGCTGTGGATCTCACTATAACCTGTCAAGGGGGGTAAGTGAGGCTATATGAAATTAAACAATCCTGCAGTATGTAGTCTCTGTATATCTAATACTTGAAATGGGTTTCTAAGATTGTGTCTTGTCTGTCCAGTCTTCCTAGCCAGGTGTGCACAGTCATATCTGACTCGAACTGTCAAATTCCTCAAGAGACACTGTGTAACCCAGTGGAGCCCTCATCTGACTGCCAGATGGTTCTACGGCAAGTGTTCAATGGGACCGGTACCTTCTGTGTCAATGTGTCCTTAACAGACGACGTTAGCTTGGCTGTTGCTAGTACACAAGTAACAGTGTCAGGAGGTTAGTATTGACATCCTTTGTCCATTATTAGTCATTCAGAAGACTACTCATTGGAATGCAATGCAGTTAGAGTTATGTAAAATGGAAAGATCTCATACAATTCAAATGTGAAGGTGGAACTGCAAATATTTCTTGAAAGGTGGGGTTGTCTTCATTACAATGTTCTGACCTCTGTCTATTTAAGGTCCAGTATCCTCAACAAACGGTATAGTCGTAACTGTTGGCATTCTTCTGGTTGCCCTGGCTGTGGCTGCTGTTGCGTATACATACAGGTAAACCAGCTTCTTTGTAAAATCTTCTCTAATAGGGGTACTCCCTAGTAAAAATCTGAGCATATATTTACAAATCTGTCAAATGCTATTAGTGATTTGACACCTGCAGAGATTCTCTAGTGTAAGTCATGAAGCTTTAGGAGGACCTCTAATAGACCAAATATGGAGATATATTTCCCCTGCCAATTGCACCACAatcattcttttttcttttttataaaatctGTAACTTGAACCAGATACCACTAACAAAGTCATGGACTAAAGCCTACTATGCATGCACACTTGTAAAAATGTGTTTGGCTTTGTTTTTTAACCTCTCTTCCTTCTCTGGTCACCCCAGACGTACAAAGTCTTACACGCCCCTACGTACAGAGAATGCTTCAATCAACTGGTTCCCTGACCGCTCATCTCTACGCCTCTTCTTTCAAAATGCCCTTGGACGTTCCATAAATGGCGAGAGTAGTCCCCTCTTAAATGGTCAAGTTGTGTAATAAAGAAAAGATGGAACAGTATCtgagttgaatcactttgttcATAGAAACTGAAATTCTGCAACTTAACCCATAATTTTGAAACCCACCAAGTTGTCTGGCTAGCTTTCTAGAAGTTAAAACCTCCTTAAATGAAAGGATGTGCTTTGTAGAGTACTTTGCAGGCTATGTATTTGGCAAACTTCTCAATCTGGGCTGTAGGTGATTGGTTTGTTACATTTAGCCATTACTAAAATAATGTGGGCTTATGGTAAAGGCCACCCTTCACATATTGATTGGAGATGGCAAGTAACCTTGTTAACactattaaaaacaatattgctAAAGGACATGACGTGGATTGtaggagtgtttgtgtgtatatatatatatatttttatttttttttgggggggggggggccctagAAATATCTTGGGTGAATGTCTAGCATTCTCTGCAAAATAAGGCAGTGGGGTTTCTTTTCCTCACTTGCTTATTGGCTGTACTAATGTAGTTCAACAATATGAACTTTTACATATTGTACTATTCCTTAACATATTTAATTACACGGCACACTGGACTCTGCCACACCATCCGTGTTGAAGAAAAGGTCATAGTCCTGTGCACCCTTGGTAGAAATGAATCTGGTGCAAGGGCCATATCGAGCTGAGAGCAGGGGGCAGCAAaacagagttgagggaaagaggCAAGTgtaatcactatatactttctatttttattttctcttttataaTCGCCATGTAAGTAAAGGATTGGATCAAATTATTGATGGGCTGAATGAGTATGGCGACTCCACTGAGTTCTCGTAGTATCGCCTATTGTATAATTGGCTAAGGAACCAGGGTAAGCAGCCTGCTCAGAGGCAAACCGCATGTGGAAAATGGAGATTTAACTTTGTGGGTTTTTTCCATTCTTCACGAGTGTTACTTTAGATTTGGGTGCACTAACTGGGGAAAGCACCATCTTAAAGAATCACTTATTGGTCCTGATTTCTTAGACCTTGTCTAGGATTCTGTTTTTATAGGAAAAAAGAcggttatagggacactatagtcacaaaaaactTGCACTTAATCTTCTTGGAGTATAGATTATGCCTCGGCAGattcgctgccatttaggagttggataactttgttcatgcagccctagtcacacctccctgcatgtgacttgcatagccttcccAAAGACTttagtcatctaaagtttacacCTCCTTGATGGCAAATTcagatttcatttatttttttaatataatttttattagagAAATTTTCCTTTACATATACAACAATATACTGGTCTCACATTTTGTTTAACAGACAAATACAGAATCCAATATCGTTCCATTAAATTATATATCTTCAAAATTTGTCTTGTGATCAATTGTAGCTCAGTAtatatcacatacaaacacaaagagaaaaaaaattacaaagagggtacaaagacacagacaataAACCCCACACCAAATCTAGAGCACAAGATCAATTAATTTCAGTACTCGCTTATGTGTATTCCATCATCTCTTATCTATGTtaatctctttctgtatcccaacTGCTAAATTTCAAATGGTGGTGTAATTAAGAAAGCCGATTAGAGGAGCAAAATAATATCTTATATTTATGCAACCAATCAccataccattgttttttctttGAATTCTCATTGTTGATCATCTCGTGTTCCATAGATATTTGGAACAAGACCTGATCAATCAATAAACGTTTGTTATACGGCTTAGATGATTTCCATTGTCTCgctataataattttaacagcgactaaacaatgaatagcaaaacaaatgtctttttttttttaatcaaatgacAAATTTAGATGTAAAAGAGCAGAGGCAGCATTCTCCATAATTCTATTAGTCGTCACAGTTGTGAAAATGTTAAAGGCCCAAGACCATAGATACTTAACAGCTGGGCaggcccaccaaatatgtatataagtaCCTGGATGtgtaccacatctccagcaagttgggTCAGAATTATGGTACATTCTCGCCAATCTAGCcggagtatagtaccatctatagAGGACTTTAAAGTGGCATTCAGACAGGTTCaaacaatgaatatatttattcaccAAGCTCAAAGAGACGTTCCAGTCATTCAAAGAAATTTGCAGTTCTAGTTCTTGTTCCCACGTTCTAATCAAGCTATGGggagactccttaagagcttcGAGCATTGATGCGGCAACAGACATAATCTTATTAATAGATTGGAAATTAAATATGACTTCTAACTTTTTAACAAAAATGGAAGAtgatttaatcacatttttatgaatAAAGTTTTTTATGCGGAGATAAATAAAAATTTCTCTGCGTGGGATATGCAAAGTATCAATAATAGTCTGGAAGGGTAGAATAGTGTCCCCCTGCATAATATCTGCAATTCTTAATTTATCCGCATTGACCCAATTCTTTAACGAAAAGTCTTGTATAAGTAGTTGCAATATATCCAAGGCACATGTCTTAGGTATCATATTTAttaggcctaatttttttttaattagtatccACTCTTCTAATATTTGGGATAATATCGCTGAATTGTTTATAGGCGAGTTTATTAAATTGTTACTTGTAACTGTCCACATCAAACATTGTAATTTGTCCACATAGGCCACTTCAGCCTCCATAATGTACCATGGTTCCAAGACCTGTTTAGGGTCCTGAAGGaaatatatatgcctaataaTGCTAGCGTGGTAACTATAAAGAATACTAGGAAAATGTAGGCCTCCATTTGTCAATTTTTTGGTTAAGATTTTTTGGGCAATTCTTGGTTTTTTGTTGTTCCAAATAAAATTGTTGAAGTATGTTTGGATCATCGCCAACCAAGGTCTGGGAACTCCAAGCGGAATCATAGAAAAcaaatatagccatttaggcaaaatatacgaattaatgatgtttatttttcCTTGCCAGGAATTTTCTAAATTACTCCATTTTCTAAGTTTGAGGTTCATATTTCTCATAAGAATCGCAATATTCCGCTCcattatttctgacactttaGATGTTATAACTAATCCCAGATAGTTTATTTGTGAATCggtccatataaatttatagcTTAGGGCTAAACTATTTTTTATCTCATTATTCAAGTTCATAAACATTGCcgtagatttatttatatttagcttgAAATTTGAGATAACAGAGTATCTGTCGATCTCAAACATTAAACATTTTAGAGACGGCTCAGGAGCTGACAGCGTAAGTAACGCGTCATCCGCATAGAGAGATATTTTAGCATTCATCGAATTGGTTTGTACACCTTTTATTAATGCATTGTTCCTAATGTTAATAGCCAATGGCTCAATAGACAAGATATACAACAGAGGagaaagagggcatccctgtcgagtgccatttttgagtgcaaaccaccctgctgtgaTGTTCGGACCCACAGTTCTGGCAGAAGGAGAAGAGTAGAGAGCCATAATGGCGTTGTGTATCCAGCCCGTAAGGCCAAAAGCCTTAAGGGCTTCGCTTAGATAGCCCCACCCGACcttgtcaaatgctttctcggcatctaatgacagggtcaggaggggaagctCATTTCTATTGGCCCAATCTAAAATGTCAATTATTCTCCTGGTATTGTTGGACGCTAACCTGCCTGGGACAAATCCAATTTGATCAGGGTGAATCAGTGACGAAATAATTTTCTTAATTCTGTCGGCAATTATTGCCGCATATAGCTTCATATCTGTGTTGATTAACGCTATGGGTCTATAATTACCGGGATCAGaacttaatttattttgtttcaatattgggATAATATTCGCCTGCAACAATTCAGATGGAAAAGATTTATTTAGGGCTATTTGATTGAACATTTCTGTTAAGGGATTAATTAATAGAGGCTGCATCTGTCTATAATACATATTCGTAAAGCCATCTGGTCCCGGAGTTTTGTTAGTAGGAAGTCTATTTATTTGCAATTTGACTTCATCCACCGAAATGGTCCTATTTAAAATTATTAGATCTTGCGATGTAACTTTAGGAATCTGGGTACAGGCTAGATAATTTTGAATATCATTTAAATTAGGAGACAGTTTGAGATTGTATAGATCCTcataaaattgattaaatctctCCCCAATTGCAGAAGGTGTCGAATAGATCTTTTGTCCATCTGTCAATTGTTCGACTCTATTTTTTGCGTAATGATTTTGCAGTCTTTTTGTCAaatttttatttgccctgtttccagtataataattatttaattttagtttgtgaatatttaatttgattttttgtTCAAccttcaaatttgtttttttaaagtgtttagcTTGGTTTTTAATACTGTAGATGGCTTCTGTTTATTAAGTTTAGATATATTATAAAACTCGATGTATAAATCAGTCAGAGTCTTACCATTGAGGATCCTCATTTtatgggctaatttaattaagTAACCACGCATAACGGCTTTGTGTGTACACCAATTATTTGCCGGTGTTGTATCAGAGGAACTATTTTCTAGCCagaaattatttaataattgaaTTAATTCCTTTTTATTCTTTGCATCATTAAGAAGGGCATAATTTAGTCTCCATGTAGTACGGGCCATAGGGGATTTATTTCCAAGATCCATTAATATGAGGCTGTGGTCTGACCATAGACTCTCTCTGATTTCAATTGAGTTGCACAAAGATATCGAATTTGCGTCAAGGAGACAAAAATCAATGCGTGCATACGTACCATGCACACATGATTGGTGAGAATAGTCTTTATCAGTGGGATGTAATAGTCTCCATATATCATGGATATTATATTGTTTAGAAATATTGTAAAGTCTTTTAGCCTGTTTAATAGTTCTTTTATCACAAAGTTTTTTAGAGATATGCGTCTTATCCATTTTAGGATCCCatacacaattaaaatccccCGCTATAATTAGATGTCCCTTGGATACTTTATCGACTCGATCCATTATGGTCGCAAATTTAGTCATAGGATCAACATTCGGGAGATAGACATTAACAAGAGTGTAAGTCACTTTATCAATAATGCAAACAATAATTATGGATCTAGCTTCTGGATCTaattcaatatatttaatttcCAAATCTATATTACAATTAAACACAACTGCAACACCTCTTTTTTTGTTATCTCTTAGTGAGGCGTGGACAATATTAGAGTATTTATGCCCTCCCCATCTTTGTTTGATATGTTTAagccaatgagtttcttgtaagAATGCCACCTGCACATTATGCTCATTAAGAGTAttatatagtcttctcctttttttattagtattcatGCCCTGGACATTCAGCGATAAAAACCTAAGCATCTGGAGTTATCGGAGATTGCACATATATTATACTTATTCGAAGCCCCGGTATCTGGAGGCAAAAAAAGCTTTAgtatcattaaataaaataactttatcAAGAATATCgtatgctctaaaaaaaaaaaaaaaaaaaaaaagacaaaaaaaaaaaagaacacccatagaaaaacacaacaacaaacatATTGCGCCTAGTCTCACCGAATGGATTCGTAGTGGATTCAGCGTCAAtacacaacataaaacaaacttaaaaagAACGtagttcttttttctctttttaacccGTAGATTTCTGATTACCATATAAATCCACGGAAACAGTGTAGTACCAAtacaccaagaggggcaaccCATTGAGAGGCAAGGGGAAAGGAAAAGCAAAGAAAATTTCATTTATAATGTATCtgctgctagaccctgcaggagcctcttgttTATTAAGTTATCTGAaaattttaggggggggggggaggggaagaggagagAGACAAGCTGACAGATTTAACACGGGACACTTTAAATCTTTTTCACATGGTCGGCAGTTTATGACCAATTGAGCTTCACCCACCAACATTAAAGCAGGACTATCCTACCCCTTGCACAATAAGTATCAAATATAGAATCTCTATGAACTGTGCATATGCTGACTGGAAATTTACTGAAATTACAAACCAGTCAAGATGTACTTTGACTCAGTTTTCCATACTTTATTTCCCTAGCCTAACCCTTCTAGATGCTGGGCTGAACTACCACCATGTAGAAGTGTCAGTTACCCAGGAATCACTAGTGTCGGCTATAGGGCTATAAGTGGAGTCTATGAAGGATCTTCTAGGATCCTCCATAGAACTCAATGCTGTGCTTAGTGGTGACTTCTGCTGCTGAAGCTCAAGAGGAATGCCCATAAGCAGATGGCAGCATTCActtgggacaggttcaggtaagaatCTTGCTTTTCCTGCTGCCCTTGGACCACCACTTGTCACCTGCAAAGTTCCCAGGCAGTGGTGctttaaaagtgatttttttttttcacaggtcATTTATCCAACGTCCAAATTTCCTGTAGAAGTCAGTCACCTTACTGACATTACTTTGTGTTGGCTAGATTGGTTCAAATGGATTTGGCCCCAGGCTGTGTTCTCGTTTATCTGAGTCAGTCACTGCAGTGGCAGATCTACTGCCAGTGCAGCTGCACAGGGGACCAAAtgtattgggtggcccatgcagtaAGGTCCACCCAATGGGTATTACAACAAAACAAAGGCCCAGTAAGAGTCTGATTGGACTCCTGCAGTATTGGTGATACCGTGAGGAATGCTGGCAGTTAATGTCGGGGGCAAAATTTCTTGCACCGGGGCCTTAACTGCATTAGTTCTGCCACCTTGTCACAGCAATGGTATGCCTCAATAGTTGGCTGGCGCCCAGGGTGATCCCAcagcccagggtccagtcaagaAGTTTTGCAAGACTGCATTGTAAAGCCATCTAGCAATAGGTCAGTACATGCCATTCACAGCATATACTCAGCGTTGCATTTGCTTTGGGTTGCACTTTccagggggaaaaaaatgttcAGTCTCAAACTACCCAATTTTAGATGCCTTGTAAGTCTCGTGATGCCCAAGTGCTGTCATCTGTGCTACTCTTGCTCTGTTCCCTTGCATACCCTGCAGTTATGTCAGGAGCAGGAGTATGATGTCACTAAATGGTGGTCATGGTAACCCCACTGTAaaaccactccagctctcccaaaggtgtatgtatcagtgagggtgtgtgttggTCTATACAGGAAGGGGTGAGGCACATTTAGATGAGAGGAATGTCTAGTCTAAGGCAGCAGAAAACCAACATGGACCACTGCATTTACTGGGTGCAGACTGCCTGCATCCCTTGCACCATGGGTTGATTAGCATGTGCCAGCTTACAACAGCATTCTGACGTtgtggcaggggtcaagtcctggggaaaaaagtgtgggaactcacacAAGATTTCCCCTCTCCCCCAAACAAaaaatgtctgtgtatatatctgGGTGAAGGGATGACAGTGTCTGGGGCTGAAAGTTATTGGGGATGGTGATACTGTATGGAGGAGGTGTTGGTGTGTGGGAGTGGCTGTGAAAAGGTAAATTACTTCTAGTTTTCTGTAATTTCCTGGTGGTCTGgttctccggtctgcagctccgccaagtgcagagctgcagactacgTGGTAAGTCTCGCAATCTCTTGTCAGAGCATTGTcttggtaacccatggcaacgctcttatTGGCTAGAAaacgcgagacacctcagtctgcactCAGCCGAGCTGTAGACAGGAGGCTGGTTCTCCACCAGGGCAGGCGAtgtggaggggcctcgcacccagcgGCATAAAGGACATGCCGTCGGGCCCTCTCTTTGACCCGACGTCTCAcactgcctaaatcgcctaattagagagccgcatttgtcctgcaggactactaacgGAAATGGCGTTCCTGCGCGTGTATTCAAACAGTCCACatgaaagcattacttaatgctttcctatggacgtccagcgtcttctcattgtgattttcagtgagaatcgcctctagcggctgtcagtgagaccgccactagaggtttgattaaccctcagtgaaacagcagtttctctgaaactatgttttcagctgcagtgttaaaactagagggacctggcacccagaccactttattgagctgaagtggtctgggtgcctctagtggtcctttaatgaagcagttttggtgtatagatcgtacagtctcactgctcaattctctgccatttgagaATTATATcactttatgcagccctagtcattctttgcagctaggggaatccgttttttgaatgtgttaaatgacacctttatgtcacaactggtacaagcaccaactagaaagaatgcttgtctggatctcgtcataacaaacaatgttgatcttttaaccaacattcaagtaggggagcatttgggaaatagtgatcacaatatggtaacttttgaaataaactcaaaaaagcaaaagcatgtggggtatattaaaacgtataattttaaaaaagccaattttaataagattagggcagctctacaacatatcgactggcatagactccttagtgataaaaacactgaggaaaaatggaaactattaaaacaaatattagaaaggtacatttcacagtatgtaccattggataataaatataaaagaaacaaattaaaaccaatgtggcttagtagagaagtaaaacaagagattaaaaataagaaaaagggcttttaaagcatttacatcaaacaaatcaga from Pelobates fuscus isolate aPelFus1 chromosome 1, aPelFus1.pri, whole genome shotgun sequence harbors:
- the PMEL gene encoding melanocyte protein PMEL isoform X1, with amino-acid sequence MQGIWALAVLCVLFAEIEAQNGSRNRVQQSKQPVQSNKRAPFKSWNSQMYPIWNGGKDQKRDCWKGGEVTFDIVNDSPTLTGAKTTFSIKLNFPKNQTVLPDGQVIWNQNCTENGTWVSSGEPVYPDETTEGADCSFPDGRPFPLGAEKRRSKFVYVWQTWGKYWQVVDGPVSNLTVDTDDVPLGSYNMEVVVYHYRGRQKFIPIGSTSSQFAITDQIPVSVSISQLQDLNEADQRFIQNRAVSFSVAVHDPSHYLQAADISFSWDFGDQSGTLITRNTDVTHTYISSGVFRPKLTMQAAIPISPCGSTAASITEGTDTTNVPPEPTTEAEASTTGVPVLPTETESPSNTTLPVEAELITAESELNMEVVTVPEVVPAEGEAATDAEVVPAEGEAATDAEVVPAEGEAATDAEVVPAEGEAATDAEVVPAEGEAATDAEVVPAEGEAATDAEVVPAEGEAATDAEVVPAEGEAATDAEVVPAEGEAATDAEVVPAEGEAATDAEVVPAEGEAATDAEVVPAEGEAATDAEVVPAEGEAATDAEVVPAEGEAATDAEVVPAEGEAATDAEVVPAEGEAVTVPEAVPAEGEAVTVPEAVPAEGEAVTVPEAVPAEGEAVTVPEAVPAEGEAVTVPEAAPAEGEAVTVPEAVPAASVEVASAAQTVAATGQEDVLLLAKRQAPEDPLVGCLLYRYGTFATELDVVQGIESVEIVQVDSIAAVGVENAVDLTITCQGGLPSQVCTVISDSNCQIPQETLCNPVEPSSDCQMVLRQVFNGTGTFCVNVSLTDDVSLAVASTQVTVSGGPVSSTNGIVVTVGILLVALAVAAVAYTYRRTKSYTPLRTENASINWFPDRSSLRLFFQNALGRSINGESSPLLNGQVV
- the PMEL gene encoding melanocyte protein PMEL isoform X4, translating into MQGIWALAVLCVLFAEIEAQNGSRNRVQQSKQPVQSNKRAPFKSWNSQMYPIWNGGKDQKRDCWKGGEVTFDIVNDSPTLTGAKTTFSIKLNFPKNQTVLPDGQVIWNQNCTENGTWVSSGEPVYPDETTEGADCSFPDGRPFPLGAEKRRSKFVYVWQTWGKYWQVVDGPVSNLTVDTDDVPLGSYNMEVVVYHYRGRQKFIPIGSTSSQFAITDQIPVSVSISQLQDLNEADQRFIQNRAVSFSVAVHDPSHYLQAADISFSWDFGDQSGTLITRNTDVTHTYISSGVFRPKLTMQAAIPISPCGSTAASITEGTDTTNVPPEPTTEAEASTTGVPVLPTETESPSNTTLPVEAELITAESELNMEVVTVPEVVPAEGEAATDAEVVPAEGEAATDAEVVPAEGEAATDAEVVPAEGEAATDAEVVPAEGEAATDAEVVPAEGEAATDAEVVPAEGEAATDAEVVPAEGEAATDAEVVPAEGEAATDAEVVPAEGEAATDAEVVPAEGEAATDAEVVPAEGEAATDAEVVPAEGEAATDAEVVPAEGEAATDAEVVPAEGEAATDAEVVPAEGEAVTVPEAVPAEGEAVTVPEAVPAEGEAVTVPEAVPAEGEAVTVPEAVPAEGEALTFSCLVEVASAAQTVAATGQEDVLLLAKRQAPEDPLVGCLLYRYGTFATELDVVQGIESVEIVQVDSIAAVGVENAVDLTITCQGGLPSQVCTVISDSNCQIPQETLCNPVEPSSDCQMVLRQVFNGTGTFCVNVSLTDDVSLAVASTQVTVSGGPVSSTNGIVVTVGILLVALAVAAVAYTYRRTKSYTPLRTENASINWFPDRSSLRLFFQNALGRSINGESSPLLNGQVV
- the PMEL gene encoding melanocyte protein PMEL isoform X3; protein product: MQGIWALAVLCVLFAEIEAQNGSRNRVQQSKQPVQSNKRAPFKSWNSQMYPIWNGGKDQKRDCWKGGEVTFDIVNDSPTLTGAKTTFSIKLNFPKNQTVLPDGQVIWNQNCTENGTWVSSGEPVYPDETTEGADCSFPDGRPFPLGAEKRRSKFVYVWQTWGKYWQVVDGPVSNLTVDTDDVPLGSYNMEVVVYHYRGRQKFIPIGSTSSQFAITDQIPVSVSISQLQDLNEADQRFIQNRAVSFSVAVHDPSHYLQAADISFSWDFGDQSGTLITRNTDVTHTYISSGVFRPKLTMQAAIPISPCGSTAASITEGTDTTNVPPEPTTEAEASTTGVPVLPTETESPSNTTLPVEAELITAESELNMEVVTVPEVVPAEGEAATDAEVVPAEGEAATDAEVVPAEGEAATDAEVVPAEGEAATDAEVVPAEGEAATDAEVVPAEGEAATDAEVVPAEGEAATDAEVVPAEGEAATDAEVVPAEGEAATDAEVVPAEGEAATDAEVVPAEGEAATDAEVVPAEGEAATDAEVVPAEGEAATDAEVVPAEGEAATDAEVVPAEGEAATDAEVVPAEGEAVTVPEAVPAEGEAVTVPEAVPAEGEAVTVPEAVPAEGEAVTVPEAVPAEGEAVTVPEAAPAEGEAVTVPEAVPAASAAQTVAATGQEDVLLLAKRQAPEDPLVGCLLYRYGTFATELDVVQGIESVEIVQVDSIAAVGVENAVDLTITCQGGLPSQVCTVISDSNCQIPQETLCNPVEPSSDCQMVLRQVFNGTGTFCVNVSLTDDVSLAVASTQVTVSGGPVSSTNGIVVTVGILLVALAVAAVAYTYRRTKSYTPLRTENASINWFPDRSSLRLFFQNALGRSINGESSPLLNGQVV